A window of the Bacteroidota bacterium genome harbors these coding sequences:
- the uvrB gene encoding excinuclease ABC subunit UvrB has product MEFDIVSDYKPTGDQPEAIRQLTEGLSKKIKFQTLLGVTGSGKTFTIANVIDKIQKPTLVLSHNKTLAAQLYSEFKLFFPENAVEYFVSYYDYYQPEAYIATTDTYIEKDLSINDEIEKLRLSATSSLLSGRRDVIVVSSVSCIYGIGNPDEFAQNVIHIEKTQKISRNKFLHQLVTSLYSRTEGDFLRGNFRVKGDTVDVYLAYADHAVRVYFFGDEIEEIETFENSTGRILEKFDSINIFPANIFVTSQDTMKNAIHSIQDDMMKQVEYFNSIGKTAEAKRLEDRVTYDLEMMRELGYCSGIENYSRYFDGRNAGARPFCLLDYFPDDFLMVIDESHVTVPQVRAMYGGDRSRKEALVEFGFRLPSALDNRPLKFDEFELMQNQVIYVSATPADYELEKSEGVVVEQVIRPTGLLDPQIEIRPSKGQVDDLLDEINRVAERDERVLVTTLTKRMAEELTKYFSGLGVRCRYIHSDVETLDRVEILQDLRKGMFDVLIGINLLREGLDLPEVSLVAILDADKEGFLRSERSLVQTVGRAARNINGKVIMYADRMTDSMKKTIAETDRRRKKQIAYNFDHQIIPRQIIKSKDALSNVLELTRGKQMKTDYYVEPDTLSANIAAEPVFQYMTKDQLIKTISVTRKRMEAAAKEMDFLEAARLRDEMFALEKLAKQK; this is encoded by the coding sequence ATGGAATTTGACATTGTTTCCGATTACAAACCTACAGGCGATCAACCTGAAGCAATACGCCAGCTTACGGAAGGACTGAGTAAAAAAATAAAATTCCAGACGCTGCTCGGCGTTACCGGTTCCGGAAAAACATTCACGATCGCAAATGTCATTGACAAAATTCAGAAACCTACACTGGTGCTCAGCCATAATAAAACGCTTGCTGCGCAATTGTACAGTGAGTTCAAATTATTTTTCCCGGAAAATGCGGTGGAGTATTTTGTTTCTTATTACGATTACTATCAGCCGGAAGCTTACATCGCCACAACGGATACTTACATTGAAAAAGATCTTTCCATCAATGATGAAATTGAAAAACTCCGCCTGAGCGCTACCTCTTCTTTATTGTCGGGCCGGCGTGATGTGATCGTGGTTTCTTCCGTTTCCTGCATTTACGGCATTGGTAATCCTGATGAATTTGCGCAGAATGTCATTCACATAGAAAAAACGCAGAAGATCAGCCGGAATAAATTTCTTCACCAGTTGGTTACTTCACTTTACTCCCGAACCGAAGGTGATTTTCTCCGCGGAAATTTCCGTGTGAAAGGCGATACGGTGGATGTTTATCTTGCTTATGCCGATCACGCTGTACGTGTTTATTTTTTTGGTGATGAAATCGAAGAGATCGAAACGTTTGAAAATTCTACGGGACGTATTCTTGAAAAATTCGACAGCATCAATATTTTTCCGGCGAATATTTTCGTCACCTCGCAGGATACAATGAAGAATGCTATTCACTCCATCCAGGACGACATGATGAAGCAAGTGGAATATTTCAATTCCATTGGTAAAACCGCGGAAGCGAAACGACTGGAAGATCGCGTAACGTATGATCTTGAAATGATGCGCGAACTCGGTTACTGCTCCGGGATAGAAAATTATTCGCGTTACTTTGATGGACGTAATGCCGGCGCACGCCCGTTCTGTTTGCTCGATTATTTTCCGGATGATTTTCTTATGGTGATCGATGAAAGCCACGTGACAGTTCCACAGGTGCGCGCCATGTACGGTGGCGACCGCTCGCGCAAGGAGGCGCTCGTGGAATTCGGATTCCGTCTTCCATCGGCGCTTGATAATCGTCCGCTGAAGTTTGATGAATTTGAATTAATGCAGAACCAGGTAATCTACGTGAGTGCAACTCCGGCAGATTATGAATTGGAAAAATCGGAAGGAGTTGTTGTTGAACAGGTGATCCGCCCGACGGGATTATTGGATCCTCAAATAGAAATACGTCCGAGCAAAGGACAGGTGGATGATCTTCTGGATGAGATAAACCGTGTGGCGGAGCGTGATGAGCGCGTACTCGTGACCACGCTCACGAAGCGAATGGCGGAAGAACTCACCAAATATTTTTCAGGACTCGGCGTTCGATGCCGTTACATTCACAGTGATGTTGAAACGCTGGACCGCGTGGAAATTCTGCAGGATCTCCGCAAGGGAATGTTCGATGTTCTCATTGGTATAAATCTTCTTCGCGAAGGGCTCGATCTGCCGGAAGTTTCACTGGTTGCAATTCTCGATGCGGATAAAGAAGGATTTCTCCGTTCAGAACGATCATTAGTGCAAACCGTGGGAAGAGCGGCGAGGAACATCAATGGAAAAGTGATCATGTACGCGGACCGGATGACGGACTCGATGAAAAAGACGATCGCAGAAACGGATCGCCGGAGAAAAAAACAGATCGCTTATAATTTCGATCACCAGATCATTCCGCGGCAGATCATCAAATCGAAAGATGCTTTGTCGAATGTGCTCGAGCTGACGCGCGGAAAACAAATGAAAACTGATTATTACGTGGAACCGGATACATTGAGTGCGAATATTGCGGCTGAACCGGTTTTTCAATACATGACGAAAGATCAATTGATAAAAACCATTTCTGTTACGAGGAAGAGAATGGAGGCGGCGGCGAAGGAAATGGATTTCCTGGAGGCGGCACGATTGCGGGATGAAATGTTTGCGCTGGAAAAATTAGCGAAGCAAAAGTAA
- a CDS encoding gliding motility-associated C-terminal domain-containing protein: MNFIRQLMKLLFPLLITPVLSAQQYFPAGLNAPLQTSEKDSTSSRALLADRDQWQEVVTERKLNSSTYITPDGRVIVHTCERPINYYRENGDLVPINSTLSPMENGGWSATDQPHPVYFYSDGSMALSTLNGELFSFGNNCKVNGTWNFSGNISVEDNRCLMNNVVPGVNRIVEMHENAVKYSYVITQPLNISTTDFSVSEELNIPHGMNLQNDVTYGRKENDGWKGDMILVDAEKNVNATLHLPIVYDANHQWTLGTYKTEIENGKTILEISIPASWLNDPSRTYPVTIDPLITGPTALWVGGYMPSCLAPAYNSDSILVTLPGQISVTGLVVTSSFYADPFTTAIMADGAMWFSTVCNISQVFTIPIANGGNLPGTAYLDTFNMRSPLMCCFPQSCSQSTFYLRMHLQRTQPGAGCNTTYIRHDPFTTLWPFQAFVVGHTVEKFGNGFSVQAAGVCSRNCTFTGTAYFKYGVPPFTVTHPWLSGPVVVGTPVGCSFATTIQSLTFHIPNCPVFCDTSTSLFVSPPVITDACGNTVTGLVGRYLTIKPTPDITASPDPETVCSGTPYNIALTSCLNGSAFTWTTVVDTGNGNISGNAINNSTTDSTTNYTAYATLNGCYSDTIHPVLVIAPDPSAAFTFAPQPFIAGVAGNFIDQSNYYSGTPFAWFWDFGDTTLLGTSQNPVHTYTHPGTHTVCLIVETSQTCLDTICQDVDVIPAEVEAVNVVTPNGDGINDHLQFKYLEYYASNHLDIYDRWGVLLYSKNNYANDWDGSKYSDGTYYYILSVQDTKKNYKGFFEIIK; this comes from the coding sequence ATGAATTTCATCCGGCAATTGATGAAGTTGCTTTTCCCTTTGCTGATCACACCGGTATTATCTGCACAACAATATTTTCCTGCCGGACTGAATGCTCCCCTGCAAACCTCTGAAAAAGATTCAACTTCTTCCCGTGCTCTTCTTGCTGATCGCGATCAATGGCAGGAAGTGGTCACTGAAAGAAAATTAAATTCCAGCACATACATTACGCCCGACGGGCGCGTGATCGTGCACACCTGCGAGCGGCCGATCAATTATTACAGGGAGAACGGAGATCTGGTTCCCATTAACAGCACACTTTCTCCAATGGAAAATGGCGGATGGAGTGCAACAGATCAGCCGCATCCTGTTTATTTTTATTCGGATGGTAGCATGGCGCTTTCCACATTGAACGGAGAATTATTTTCATTCGGGAATAATTGTAAGGTGAATGGTACCTGGAATTTCTCCGGGAATATTTCAGTAGAAGATAATCGCTGCTTGATGAATAATGTTGTTCCGGGCGTGAACAGGATCGTAGAAATGCACGAAAATGCGGTAAAGTACAGTTATGTTATAACACAACCTCTGAATATTTCCACCACGGATTTCTCGGTTAGTGAAGAGCTGAATATTCCGCATGGAATGAATCTGCAGAATGATGTTACCTATGGGCGGAAAGAAAATGATGGATGGAAAGGCGACATGATCCTGGTGGATGCAGAAAAAAATGTGAATGCAACATTGCATTTGCCCATTGTGTACGATGCGAATCACCAATGGACGCTCGGCACTTACAAAACAGAAATTGAGAACGGAAAAACGATCCTTGAAATTAGTATTCCTGCTTCCTGGCTCAATGATCCTTCAAGAACATATCCTGTTACGATTGATCCGCTCATTACGGGGCCAACAGCGTTGTGGGTTGGCGGATACATGCCTTCCTGCCTGGCGCCCGCTTATAATTCCGATAGTATTCTTGTTACCCTTCCCGGACAAATATCTGTGACCGGCCTCGTGGTCACTTCCAGTTTTTATGCTGATCCATTTACGACGGCGATCATGGCTGATGGTGCAATGTGGTTCAGTACTGTTTGTAACATCTCGCAGGTTTTTACTATTCCAATTGCAAACGGCGGCAATCTTCCGGGAACTGCCTACCTCGATACATTCAACATGCGTTCTCCGCTGATGTGTTGTTTCCCGCAATCCTGTTCGCAGAGTACTTTTTATTTGCGCATGCATTTGCAGCGAACACAACCGGGTGCAGGTTGCAACACCACTTACATCCGGCATGATCCATTTACAACACTGTGGCCATTCCAGGCATTCGTTGTTGGACACACGGTGGAAAAATTCGGAAACGGATTCAGTGTGCAGGCGGCGGGAGTCTGTTCGCGTAATTGTACATTCACAGGAACAGCATATTTCAAATACGGAGTGCCACCATTTACTGTCACGCATCCATGGCTAAGCGGACCTGTTGTGGTGGGAACGCCGGTCGGTTGCAGTTTTGCAACCACTATTCAATCGCTCACATTTCATATTCCGAATTGTCCTGTTTTCTGTGATACATCTACTTCGCTTTTCGTTTCACCACCGGTGATCACTGATGCGTGTGGGAATACAGTGACCGGGCTTGTGGGAAGATATCTAACAATAAAACCAACGCCGGATATTACAGCATCGCCAGATCCGGAAACAGTTTGTTCGGGCACACCATACAATATTGCATTGACAAGTTGTTTAAATGGTTCAGCTTTTACATGGACGACTGTTGTGGATACCGGCAACGGAAATATTTCAGGCAATGCAATAAATAATTCCACTACGGATTCTACTACGAATTACACAGCATACGCCACGCTCAATGGTTGTTATTCCGATACCATTCATCCTGTGCTTGTGATTGCTCCGGATCCGAGTGCTGCATTTACTTTTGCGCCGCAACCTTTTATCGCGGGGGTTGCTGGAAATTTTATTGATCAGTCGAATTATTATTCGGGCACACCATTCGCCTGGTTCTGGGATTTCGGCGATACCACTTTGTTGGGAACATCGCAGAATCCTGTGCACACGTACACGCATCCGGGCACACACACGGTTTGCCTCATTGTTGAAACCAGTCAGACTTGTCTCGATACTATTTGCCAGGATGTAGATGTGATACCTGCAGAAGTAGAAGCGGTGAATGTGGTTACGCCGAATGGAGATGGCATCAATGATCATTTGCAATTCAAGTATCTCGAATACTATGCAAGCAATCACCTCGATATTTATGATCGCTGGGGAGTGTTGTTGTATTCGAAGAATAATTATGCGAATGACTGGGACGGAAGTAAATATTCTGATGGAACGTATTATTACATTCTCTCGGTGCAGGACACGAAAAAGAATTACAAAGGATTTTTTGAGATAATAAAGTGA
- a CDS encoding NAD-binding protein: MSSKPSFRQRFRYSFENTIAKGPIAIIGWLAVLSVLIVIIAAIIIVIAHLCADSNNPGTKPGFAESMWQSLMRTMDSGNLANDGNSLEYTRVEKWGVRGLMLVVTIGGIFILSTLIGTITSGLESTIEELRKGRSKVLENRHTLILGWSPKIFTIISELLIANENQKKPRIVILADKDKVEMEDEIRSKFPSTKNTKIICRTGSPLDLDDLEVASPHDARSVIILSPEDVGNPDTYVIKSILALTNNPNRKKDPYHIVAELRNEKNMEAAELVGGNEASIMLSGDIIARVTAQTCRQSGLSVVYTELMDFDGAEIYFKDEATLTGKTYREVISAFEDSAVMGMMRANGELLINPPMDTKFAKGDQVIAITEDDDTLVVGKTLPPKADTSVISIGEREKPGKERTLILGWNEKGSAIISELDNYVAQGSDVMVVSSDNSSEEDTKEIKKNLQRQNLVYRHANITEKAVIQSLDIPSYNHIILLCYNDMDVQEADAQVLITLLHLRNISEAGGKEFSIVSEMRDVRNRALAEVAKADDFIVSDKLISLLLSQISENKRLEAVFKDLFRSEGSEIYLKPAKEYVQMGKPMNFYTILEAASQRGETAIGYRITAQSSDPAKAYGVKVNPSKSEMITFSPADKIIVLAED, from the coding sequence ATGTCTTCCAAACCCAGTTTCCGCCAGCGTTTTCGTTATTCATTTGAGAATACCATTGCCAAGGGCCCGATAGCTATCATCGGCTGGCTCGCTGTACTCTCTGTACTCATTGTGATCATTGCCGCGATCATCATTGTGATCGCACATCTTTGTGCCGATTCAAACAATCCGGGAACTAAACCAGGGTTTGCCGAATCCATGTGGCAGAGTCTGATGCGCACAATGGATTCCGGAAATCTTGCGAATGATGGAAACAGTCTTGAATATACACGAGTCGAAAAGTGGGGCGTACGCGGACTGATGCTGGTGGTAACAATCGGCGGAATTTTCATTCTCAGTACACTCATTGGTACCATCACTTCCGGATTGGAAAGCACCATTGAAGAATTGCGCAAAGGAAGATCGAAGGTCCTTGAGAACAGGCACACGCTGATCCTCGGATGGTCGCCAAAAATTTTCACGATCATTTCTGAATTGCTGATCGCTAATGAAAATCAGAAAAAACCGCGCATCGTTATTCTCGCTGATAAAGACAAAGTGGAAATGGAAGATGAGATCCGTTCTAAATTTCCTTCCACAAAAAACACCAAGATCATTTGCCGCACAGGAAGTCCGCTTGATCTTGATGATCTTGAAGTGGCGAGTCCGCATGATGCAAGATCAGTAATCATTCTTTCGCCGGAAGATGTGGGCAACCCCGACACGTACGTGATCAAATCTATTCTTGCACTTACCAATAATCCGAATCGTAAAAAAGATCCTTATCACATTGTTGCTGAATTGCGCAATGAAAAAAATATGGAAGCAGCGGAATTGGTTGGTGGGAATGAAGCATCGATCATGCTTTCGGGCGACATCATTGCGCGTGTCACTGCGCAAACCTGCCGCCAGTCGGGATTAAGTGTAGTGTACACCGAACTCATGGATTTTGATGGCGCGGAAATTTATTTTAAAGACGAAGCGACATTGACAGGAAAAACCTATCGCGAGGTGATCAGCGCATTTGAAGATTCTGCCGTAATGGGAATGATGCGTGCGAATGGAGAATTACTGATCAATCCGCCAATGGATACCAAATTTGCAAAAGGAGACCAGGTGATTGCCATTACGGAAGATGACGATACACTTGTTGTTGGAAAAACTTTGCCGCCGAAAGCCGACACGTCGGTGATCAGCATTGGCGAAAGAGAAAAACCAGGAAAGGAAAGAACGCTTATTCTGGGGTGGAATGAAAAAGGATCTGCGATCATCAGCGAACTCGATAATTATGTTGCGCAGGGTTCAGATGTGATGGTGGTATCGTCAGACAATTCTTCGGAAGAAGACACTAAGGAGATCAAAAAAAATCTGCAGCGTCAGAATCTTGTTTACCGCCACGCAAATATCACAGAGAAAGCCGTTATTCAGTCGCTGGATATTCCTTCTTACAACCACATCATTCTTCTTTGCTATAACGACATGGATGTGCAGGAAGCAGATGCGCAAGTGCTGATCACGCTGCTTCACCTGCGGAATATTTCGGAAGCAGGGGGAAAAGAATTTTCAATTGTTTCTGAAATGCGCGACGTACGTAACCGCGCGCTCGCAGAAGTGGCGAAAGCAGATGATTTTATCGTGAGTGATAAACTGATCAGTCTTTTGCTTTCCCAGATCTCGGAGAACAAACGTCTCGAAGCTGTTTTCAAAGATCTGTTCCGTTCAGAAGGTTCAGAAATTTATCTTAAGCCGGCGAAAGAATATGTGCAGATGGGCAAGCCCATGAATTTTTATACCATTCTCGAAGCAGCATCGCAACGGGGAGAAACTGCTATCGGTTATCGCATCACCGCACAATCTTCTGATCCGGCAAAAGCGTATGGTGTGAAAGTGAATCCGTCGAAATCAGAAATGATCACTTTCTCTCCAGCCGACAAGATCATTGTTCTTGCTGAGGATTAG
- a CDS encoding CPBP family intramembrane metalloprotease gives MRLWLLIVLNFACVGLFQLFANANSLAWLGATSPSDGYPLSYARTGQVISEILFFMIPAMVYANIFPMERFSFFRHGVKVDLRILLIGILVMILIIPGLDAIAQYVEMKLMNPDLKIMQETGQQASDWMESMPDAGNLFIVILVSGLVPAVCEELFFRGCIQQVMIEWTKKKNISVFVTALFFAFIHFNPAGFLSIFLAGLILGYAFLWTGSLRTNVLMHFFFNATSILIEYGNQHSKAVHDWEMPMMVVAVTMLLGAGSFFFLWKFSKKSIA, from the coding sequence ATGCGTTTGTGGCTGCTCATCGTTCTGAATTTTGCCTGCGTGGGATTGTTCCAGCTTTTTGCAAATGCGAATAGTCTTGCGTGGTTGGGCGCAACTTCTCCTTCCGATGGTTACCCGCTGAGTTATGCGAGAACAGGGCAAGTGATTTCAGAAATTTTATTTTTCATGATCCCTGCAATGGTTTATGCGAATATTTTTCCGATGGAACGTTTTTCTTTTTTCCGCCATGGTGTGAAAGTGGATCTTAGAATTCTTCTCATCGGAATTCTTGTGATGATACTCATCATTCCCGGCCTTGATGCGATCGCCCAATACGTGGAGATGAAACTGATGAATCCCGATCTGAAAATAATGCAGGAAACGGGGCAGCAGGCGAGCGACTGGATGGAGAGCATGCCTGATGCGGGAAATCTTTTTATCGTGATCCTCGTGAGCGGGCTGGTGCCTGCGGTGTGCGAGGAACTTTTTTTCCGTGGCTGTATTCAGCAGGTGATGATCGAGTGGACGAAGAAAAAAAATATTTCTGTTTTCGTTACGGCGCTTTTCTTTGCATTCATTCATTTCAATCCCGCAGGATTTTTATCGATCTTTCTTGCCGGGCTCATTCTTGGTTATGCGTTTCTGTGGACCGGCTCCTTACGAACGAATGTGCTGATGCACTTTTTTTTCAACGCCACTTCCATTCTTATCGAATATGGCAACCAGCATTCCAAAGCGGTTCACGATTGGGAAATGCCAATGATGGTTGTTGCGGTGACAATGCTGCTCGGCGCCGGCTCATTTTTCTTTTTGTGGAAATTTTCGAAGAAAAGCATCGCCTGA
- a CDS encoding CopD family protein encodes MDYYVYIKTLHVIFVVTWFAALFYMPRLLIYHVEADAKQEPERTILSTQFKLMQKRLWYAIGWPSMLLATIFGMWMFGLNPGLLKEGWFILKLSFVAGLLLYHFQTHFIFAMQQKDVFKWSSFNLRLWNEVATIFLFAIMFLVIPKKNSDWVWVTLGLLVLTAILLASVAIYKINRDKKEKAGGKQ; translated from the coding sequence ATGGATTATTATGTTTACATAAAAACACTGCACGTCATTTTTGTAGTTACGTGGTTCGCTGCATTATTTTACATGCCGCGTTTACTCATCTATCATGTAGAAGCTGATGCAAAACAGGAACCGGAGAGAACAATTCTCAGCACACAATTCAAACTCATGCAGAAAAGATTGTGGTATGCTATCGGCTGGCCTTCGATGCTGCTCGCCACTATTTTCGGTATGTGGATGTTCGGTTTAAATCCCGGTTTGCTCAAGGAAGGATGGTTCATTCTCAAATTATCTTTCGTCGCAGGATTACTTCTTTATCATTTTCAAACTCATTTTATTTTCGCAATGCAACAGAAAGATGTTTTTAAATGGTCGTCGTTCAATTTAAGATTGTGGAATGAAGTTGCGACCATTTTTCTTTTTGCGATCATGTTTCTCGTGATCCCGAAAAAAAATTCCGACTGGGTGTGGGTCACACTTGGCCTGCTTGTGCTCACCGCGATCCTGCTGGCAAGCGTTGCGATCTACAAAATAAACAGGGACAAGAAGGAGAAGGCAGGAGGCAAGCAATAA
- the fabG gene encoding 3-oxoacyl-[acyl-carrier-protein] reductase has protein sequence MKILEGKKALITGASRGIGNGIALLFAKHGADVAFTYLSSVEKGEALEKELSSFGIKAKGYRSDAADFKAAEDLVNAVVTDFGTVDVLVNNAGITRDTLLMRMSEQQWDEVIKANLKSVFNLTKAVQRPMLKQRKGSIINMSSVVGVRGNAGQANYAASKAGIIGFTKSIALELGSRNIRSNVVAPGFIETEMTAALDQKVVEGWREGIPLKRGGTPEDVANACLFLASDLSSYITGQVLNVCGGMLT, from the coding sequence ATGAAAATTTTAGAAGGGAAAAAAGCGCTCATTACCGGTGCGTCCCGCGGAATAGGAAACGGAATTGCTCTTCTGTTTGCAAAACACGGAGCCGATGTTGCATTCACCTATTTATCCTCAGTAGAAAAAGGGGAAGCGCTCGAAAAAGAATTGTCTTCATTCGGAATAAAAGCAAAAGGATATCGTTCAGATGCCGCCGATTTTAAAGCAGCAGAAGATCTCGTGAACGCAGTTGTCACTGATTTCGGAACGGTCGATGTGCTCGTGAATAATGCAGGCATCACGCGCGATACGCTCCTCATGCGCATGAGCGAACAACAATGGGACGAAGTGATAAAAGCAAATCTGAAATCTGTTTTCAATCTCACAAAAGCAGTACAGCGTCCCATGCTCAAACAAAGAAAAGGATCCATCATCAACATGAGTTCAGTGGTAGGCGTTCGCGGAAATGCGGGACAGGCGAATTACGCGGCATCAAAAGCCGGCATCATCGGGTTTACAAAATCAATTGCACTCGAACTCGGTTCAAGAAATATCCGTTCCAATGTAGTTGCTCCCGGATTCATCGAAACAGAAATGACCGCAGCGCTCGATCAGAAAGTGGTGGAAGGATGGAGAGAAGGAATTCCGCTGAAACGCGGCGGAACTCCGGAAGATGTAGCGAACGCATGTTTGTTTCTTGCTTCCGATCTTTCTTCATACATCACGGGCCAGGTTCTGAATGTTTGCGGAGGAATGCTGACTTAA
- a CDS encoding glycosyltransferase family 2 protein, whose product MILGKKLVVVLPAYNAEKTLRETYGEIPMEIVDEVVLVDDASKDNTIGVAREIGINHIIRHEKNKGYGGNQKSCYDKALSLGADIVIMLHPDYQYTPKLIYSMSYLIANDVYPVVLGSRILGKGARKGGMPFYKYVFNRCLTFAQNILISQKLSEYHTGYRAFSKKILTSINYHANSDDFVFDNQMISQIVYAGFEIAEITCPTKYFDEASSINFSRSLKYGLGCMSVSFKHRFNKWGLMKSEIYQVPKH is encoded by the coding sequence GTGATCCTCGGAAAAAAATTAGTCGTGGTATTGCCGGCGTACAACGCAGAAAAAACGCTGCGTGAAACTTACGGCGAAATTCCAATGGAGATCGTTGACGAAGTGGTGCTGGTGGATGATGCGAGTAAGGACAATACCATTGGTGTTGCGCGCGAGATCGGGATCAATCACATTATCCGTCACGAAAAAAATAAAGGTTATGGCGGAAATCAGAAATCATGTTACGATAAAGCTTTATCGCTCGGAGCCGATATTGTGATCATGCTTCATCCCGATTACCAGTACACACCGAAACTTATTTACTCGATGTCGTACCTCATCGCCAATGATGTTTATCCCGTTGTGCTTGGTTCGAGAATTTTAGGAAAAGGTGCGCGCAAAGGAGGAATGCCTTTTTACAAATATGTTTTCAATCGTTGTCTCACCTTCGCGCAGAATATTCTCATCAGCCAGAAACTTTCGGAATACCACACCGGTTATCGCGCATTTTCAAAAAAAATTCTTACCTCGATAAATTACCACGCCAACTCCGACGATTTTGTTTTTGACAATCAAATGATATCACAGATCGTTTACGCCGGATTTGAAATTGCAGAGATCACCTGCCCGACAAAATATTTTGATGAAGCATCGTCCATTAATTTCAGCCGTAGTTTGAAATACGGATTAGGATGCATGAGTGTTTCCTTTAAACACCGATTCAACAAATGGGGGCTTATGAAGAGTGAGATTTACCAGGTTCCGAAGCATTGA
- a CDS encoding HU-CCDC81 and SPOR domain-containing protein, which produces MNIPHYISELLFKHDCVVVPGFGAFVSNYSSAKVNPTEHTFTPPSKQIVFNKHLRQNDGLLAQTIVNENGCSFDEAMNAIRYFSEDLARRIKNNERVELHHLGMISGDVEGNISFEATTEVNYFIGSFGLTSFRSLPVITDVIPDRRKPIERIDRVVPEEKKTITEKAIATRPRRTRAALVTVAILLPLLIAGLWFTSVKTNALAGFSWFGNKKYSLYNPEKISRNLPGKDEGDLVPDANGIAHINLADNAPDIIVDIHKVVPDSTMVAKMNDLHLKNSSSWGEKKYYVIAGAFAVPENVTKYLRVLEKKGFKPEIVERLSSKLTHIGIASFDSKTEAEQFLSTVNKDLPGVWILKK; this is translated from the coding sequence GTGAATATTCCGCATTACATCAGTGAATTGCTTTTTAAACACGATTGTGTTGTTGTGCCCGGCTTCGGCGCTTTTGTTTCCAATTATTCTTCAGCGAAAGTAAATCCAACTGAACATACCTTCACTCCTCCTTCTAAGCAGATCGTTTTCAATAAGCATCTCCGGCAGAACGATGGACTGCTTGCCCAAACGATCGTGAATGAGAATGGATGCAGTTTTGATGAAGCGATGAATGCCATCCGTTATTTTTCTGAAGATCTTGCACGCAGAATAAAAAATAATGAGCGCGTAGAATTGCATCATCTCGGAATGATCTCGGGTGATGTGGAAGGAAATATTTCTTTCGAAGCGACCACGGAAGTAAATTACTTCATCGGTTCATTCGGATTGACCTCTTTCCGTTCGTTGCCTGTAATAACGGATGTAATTCCTGATCGGAGGAAACCAATTGAGCGCATCGATCGTGTTGTTCCGGAAGAGAAAAAAACGATCACCGAAAAAGCAATTGCAACGCGCCCCCGGCGCACTCGTGCCGCCCTGGTGACTGTCGCTATACTGCTGCCATTACTAATTGCGGGATTATGGTTTACTTCTGTGAAGACAAATGCTCTTGCCGGATTCAGCTGGTTCGGAAATAAAAAGTATTCATTGTACAACCCGGAAAAAATTTCGCGCAATCTTCCCGGGAAAGATGAAGGAGATCTTGTTCCCGATGCAAATGGAATTGCGCACATCAATCTTGCAGATAACGCGCCGGATATTATCGTTGACATTCACAAAGTTGTTCCCGATTCCACAATGGTGGCGAAAATGAATGATCTTCATTTGAAAAATAGTTCATCCTGGGGCGAAAAAAAATATTATGTAATAGCAGGTGCGTTTGCTGTTCCGGAAAATGTGACAAAATATCTGCGGGTGCTGGAGAAAAAAGGATTCAAACCGGAAATAGTTGAACGCTTGTCAAGCAAACTCACCCACATCGGCATCGCTTCATTCGACTCAAAAACGGAAGCGGAACAATTTCTTTCAACGGTGAATAAAGATCTGCCGGGAGTCTGGATATTGAAAAAATAA